In Aquimarina sp. TRL1, a single window of DNA contains:
- a CDS encoding phosphoribosyltransferase family protein has translation MQSESNIILTHEQIQHKIRRIAYQIYETNVYETEIILAGIKVNGFIFAQKLKKVLEEISDIKVTLCEVTMDKISPQNTVVTSLSSEAYKNKSVVLADDVLNSGTALIYGVKHFLDVPLSKFKTAVLVNRNHKKYPIKADFKGISLSTSLHEHVEVTLGDNDIAILK, from the coding sequence GCACAAAATAAGACGTATCGCATATCAAATATATGAGACAAACGTCTATGAAACAGAAATTATACTTGCTGGAATCAAAGTTAATGGGTTTATTTTTGCTCAAAAACTAAAAAAGGTTCTGGAAGAAATATCTGATATCAAAGTGACCTTATGCGAGGTTACTATGGATAAAATATCTCCTCAGAATACTGTAGTAACCTCTCTATCCTCTGAAGCATACAAAAATAAATCTGTCGTCCTTGCTGACGATGTATTAAATTCAGGAACAGCATTGATATACGGAGTAAAGCATTTTTTGGATGTACCACTATCTAAATTTAAAACTGCTGTTTTGGTAAATAGAAATCATAAGAAATACCCAATAAAAGCAGATTTTAAAGGAATCTCTCTCTCAACATCCTTACACGAGCATGTAGAAGTTACTTTGGGAGACAATGACATTGCTATTTTAAAATAG